A single region of the Streptomyces caelestis genome encodes:
- a CDS encoding DUF6578 domain-containing protein, which translates to MTLTIWVDDWQIQCCGQSFAPGDVVSWTLLEVDPEDYADVVGSERADEIDFREEHHGQGEGHAPISLEVVSITEVHCRYGVPPGATDKVNHPVPGTTVLVPVKEADGWAKARPDVGFAGYLVTAWRATGGPEGVAARSR; encoded by the coding sequence ATGACGTTGACGATTTGGGTCGATGACTGGCAGATCCAGTGCTGCGGACAGAGCTTCGCACCAGGGGATGTCGTCTCCTGGACGCTGCTGGAGGTCGATCCGGAGGATTACGCCGACGTCGTTGGCAGCGAACGTGCGGATGAGATCGACTTCCGCGAGGAGCATCACGGCCAGGGGGAAGGGCACGCACCCATCTCGCTGGAGGTGGTGTCGATCACCGAGGTGCACTGCCGTTACGGGGTACCCCCGGGCGCTACGGACAAGGTGAACCACCCCGTTCCGGGCACGACCGTGCTGGTTCCGGTCAAGGAGGCGGACGGGTGGGCGAAGGCCAGGCCGGACGTTGGCTTCGCGGGCTATCTGGTGACGGCCTGGCGTGCCACAGGCGGGCCGGAGGGTGTGGCTGCTCGCAGTCGATGA
- the erm gene encoding 23S ribosomal RNA methyltransferase Erm, producing the protein MTEWGPTHRKGPEQGKKSTGYGRSEAQRGPGFRTRGASAERGRTGGGPAAPVTADERRRVWGQNFFKSKAAVRRFTAQIGAVEGLPTVEIGPGSGMITKELAKSGEPLTVVEIDDQWARLLAEELPSHVTMVNEDFLSWGPETECFRMVGNLPFGASTEILRTCLGYGPDRFLEGVFLVQLEFARKRAGAWGGNLFNAQWSPWFTFHMGHEFPRHCFRPVPKTDTATLFVDPRRDPLLPWRERVAYQELVSAVFNTGQLTVGEAAQRVNVRKPADWLRRAEVFPETRVKDLDAEDWSALFATHQPGRPRTGAGGRPSAGRRQGGRRGMPPPGGGPRHQRRR; encoded by the coding sequence ATGACGGAGTGGGGACCGACACACCGGAAAGGCCCGGAGCAGGGCAAGAAGTCGACTGGCTATGGCAGGTCGGAGGCCCAGCGCGGGCCCGGATTTCGTACCAGGGGCGCGAGTGCGGAGCGCGGCCGTACTGGAGGTGGCCCGGCAGCGCCGGTCACTGCGGATGAGCGGCGGCGTGTCTGGGGGCAGAATTTTTTCAAGTCCAAGGCGGCGGTTCGCCGTTTCACGGCTCAGATCGGCGCTGTCGAGGGGCTGCCGACAGTGGAGATCGGCCCGGGCTCGGGGATGATCACCAAGGAGTTAGCGAAGAGCGGCGAGCCGCTGACCGTGGTGGAGATCGACGACCAGTGGGCGCGCCTTCTCGCTGAGGAGCTGCCGTCCCACGTGACCATGGTGAACGAGGACTTTCTGTCCTGGGGGCCGGAGACCGAGTGCTTCCGGATGGTGGGAAACCTGCCCTTCGGGGCCAGCACCGAAATCCTGCGCACGTGCCTTGGCTACGGCCCTGACCGCTTCCTGGAAGGCGTCTTCCTGGTGCAGTTGGAGTTCGCCCGCAAGCGCGCCGGAGCATGGGGCGGAAACCTCTTCAACGCGCAGTGGAGCCCCTGGTTCACCTTCCACATGGGGCATGAGTTTCCACGCCACTGCTTCCGTCCAGTTCCCAAGACCGACACCGCGACGCTCTTCGTGGACCCGCGAAGGGATCCGCTCCTGCCCTGGCGGGAGCGAGTCGCCTATCAGGAACTGGTCTCTGCGGTGTTCAACACTGGTCAACTGACGGTCGGCGAGGCTGCCCAACGGGTGAACGTGCGGAAGCCTGCGGACTGGCTCCGGCGTGCTGAGGTATTCCCCGAAACCCGGGTGAAGGACCTTGATGCCGAGGACTGGTCGGCGCTGTTCGCCACACATCAACCCGGTCGGCCGCGCACTGGGGCAGGCGGTCGGCCTTCAGCCGGTCGTCGCCAGGGAGGCCGTAGAGGCATGCCACCCCCTGGGGGTGGGCCAAGGCACCAGCGCAGAAGGTGA
- a CDS encoding TldD/PmbA family protein, which yields MKGAEPLAGAAFSTAARLGADRTVVQLVRTTVEDTVVGADSAPGHARSDRFEIAVRVHRDGAVGVADGPLLDRHSVLDLTERAAELARASGAGRSVRPAQRPAPGNPQERVYRSPVAIDPFSLSPGERAEPLREARARALAVAGCTHAVVRASAYRRESMLLSSDGDRHHLESTQTGGWLTAAADGPSGPATRSYPDRTGRHDMGGWEHVHGLDLPGGAERAAREAVLLSRAKPCPSGTGPAVIDSSQLTLQIHESIGHPLELDRILGWELDYAGGSFVGLTDVGHLAYASDQVTVVADPVSGRGVGSMPWDDEGTPTAVTPLIDRGLLVGLLSSTTSTAAAGLPSAPGSARTEGAGLPLVRMTNINLQPGSGSLGDLLSDMGDGLLISGNQSFSIDDDRDRFHFSCELAWRVRGGRLVEPLRAPRYHGRTLDFWRSCQRVAGAEEWAMHSVTFCMKGNPIQTARVGHGAAPALFSEVSYGSWE from the coding sequence ATGAAGGGGGCGGAGCCCCTCGCCGGTGCCGCCTTCAGCACGGCGGCGCGGCTCGGTGCGGACCGTACGGTAGTCCAGCTGGTTCGTACGACGGTCGAGGACACGGTGGTGGGAGCGGACTCCGCGCCGGGGCACGCGCGGTCTGACCGGTTCGAGATCGCCGTACGAGTCCACCGGGACGGGGCCGTGGGCGTCGCCGACGGACCTTTGCTGGACCGGCACAGCGTCCTCGACCTGACCGAACGCGCAGCGGAACTGGCCCGCGCCTCGGGCGCGGGCCGCTCGGTTCGCCCGGCGCAGCGACCCGCGCCCGGAAATCCCCAGGAGCGCGTCTACCGTAGCCCGGTGGCCATAGACCCCTTTTCGCTGTCCCCGGGGGAACGGGCCGAGCCGCTGCGCGAGGCCCGCGCCCGGGCCCTCGCGGTCGCGGGCTGCACCCACGCCGTTGTCAGGGCCAGCGCCTACCGCCGCGAGAGCATGCTGCTGTCGAGCGACGGAGACCGGCACCACCTGGAGTCCACCCAGACGGGAGGCTGGTTGACCGCGGCGGCCGACGGCCCCTCCGGCCCGGCCACCCGTAGCTACCCAGACCGTACCGGCCGCCACGACATGGGCGGCTGGGAGCATGTCCATGGGTTGGACCTGCCCGGAGGCGCCGAGCGCGCGGCGCGCGAGGCGGTACTGCTGTCCCGGGCGAAACCGTGCCCTTCCGGCACCGGTCCCGCGGTGATCGACTCCAGCCAGCTCACCCTTCAGATCCACGAATCCATCGGCCATCCGCTGGAGCTGGATCGGATCCTGGGCTGGGAACTGGACTACGCCGGTGGATCGTTCGTCGGCCTCACGGACGTGGGGCACCTCGCCTATGCGTCGGACCAGGTGACCGTTGTCGCGGATCCCGTCTCCGGACGCGGTGTCGGCAGCATGCCGTGGGACGACGAGGGCACCCCGACGGCCGTGACGCCCCTGATCGACCGGGGTCTGCTGGTCGGGCTGCTGAGCAGTACCACCAGCACGGCCGCGGCCGGGTTGCCGTCCGCACCGGGCAGCGCGCGTACCGAGGGAGCAGGCCTGCCTCTGGTGCGCATGACCAACATCAATCTCCAACCGGGGTCGGGGTCCCTGGGTGACCTCCTCTCCGACATGGGTGACGGACTCCTCATCAGCGGCAACCAGTCCTTCTCCATCGACGACGACCGGGACCGCTTCCACTTCTCGTGCGAACTCGCCTGGCGGGTACGCGGCGGGCGGCTGGTCGAGCCCTTGCGGGCGCCCCGCTACCACGGCCGGACACTGGACTTCTGGCGCTCGTGCCAGCGCGTCGCGGGTGCCGAGGAGTGGGCGATGCACAGCGTGACCTTCTGTATGAAGGGCAACCCCATCCAGACCGCGCGCGTCGGGCACGGAGCCGCCCCGGCCCTTTTCTCCGAGGTGTCGTACGGCTCTTGGGAGTAA
- a CDS encoding class I SAM-dependent methyltransferase: protein MRNYDETTYGDQIADVYDEWPGDAGPPPDGREAALFVAALAAARPVLELGVGTGRVAFPLADLGVEVHGVESSEPMLDKLREKAAAHPNGNLVVPVLGNFAKLDLGEQRYSVVFAAFNTLFCLLGQDEQIDCMRQARELLEPGGTFVVQCLNPAGQRLATGNTFGTVELEDTAVHLEASKHDPLAQTLSAHHIVLSEGGGIRLFPYRLRYAYPAELDLMANVAGLELVERHADFERRRFDASSRYHVSVYRAAASA, encoded by the coding sequence ATGAGGAACTACGACGAGACAACGTACGGCGACCAGATCGCGGACGTCTACGACGAGTGGCCGGGGGACGCCGGCCCGCCGCCGGACGGCAGGGAGGCCGCCCTGTTCGTCGCCGCCCTGGCGGCCGCCCGCCCGGTGCTCGAACTCGGCGTGGGCACGGGCCGGGTGGCCTTTCCGCTGGCCGACCTCGGCGTGGAGGTGCACGGTGTGGAGTCCTCCGAGCCCATGCTGGACAAGCTGCGGGAGAAGGCCGCGGCGCACCCGAACGGCAACCTTGTCGTGCCCGTGCTGGGCAACTTTGCCAAGCTCGACCTGGGCGAGCAGCGTTACTCCGTCGTCTTCGCGGCGTTCAACACCCTTTTCTGCCTGCTGGGCCAGGACGAGCAGATCGACTGCATGCGCCAGGCCCGGGAACTGCTGGAGCCGGGCGGCACGTTCGTCGTGCAGTGTCTGAACCCGGCGGGCCAGCGGCTGGCGACCGGTAACACCTTCGGTACGGTCGAGCTGGAAGACACGGCCGTCCACCTGGAGGCGAGCAAGCATGACCCGCTGGCCCAGACGCTCAGCGCCCATCACATCGTGCTCAGCGAAGGCGGCGGCATTCGTCTCTTCCCGTACCGCCTGCGCTACGCCTACCCGGCGGAGCTGGACCTCATGGCGAACGTGGCCGGGCTCGAACTGGTCGAGCGCCACGCGGACTTCGAGCGCAGGCGCTTCGACGCGTCCAGCCGGTACCACGTCTCGGTGTACCGAGCGGCAGCGTCGGCATGA
- a CDS encoding wax ester/triacylglycerol synthase domain-containing protein has protein sequence MHLDPTTHSGGLTAADLALSAQDYDFLLIERPDFPGVIGVVHTYRGQADASAVRKTLSRLAPYLGRLGAVLRRAPQDAAEPYFEPVPFDAGAHVDEWTTDEEWPDAVLAEITRRQLPTDRPLMRVHVIQGPQRWWLVFSFHHVTIDGATMGRLLMTDPGRDPAPAEPTALTADTALRVRRDAIGTAPPPARTDDSAAADDGFPAILPAHWKHRSLATATLGAQWRRLREETGSTKGALAAWLSGAAIAGAVTTARGRCTTLGLNITVDLRRAAPPPVGGNWTSTILCPWAPGMEPGENLAVIGARLSGTDRSALVDQALAYEHECRDVPYAARREAAASWGENSFIVSPDGQRADWHAMVTVLPRLPAWHEPDDCTGHFVLPGAWLGAPWSLTWAVGEDSASVCALSSSAEEPAQALIEALLRAADTTPVLPRDDHR, from the coding sequence GTGCATCTTGATCCAACCACCCATTCCGGCGGTCTGACGGCAGCGGATCTGGCCTTGTCCGCCCAGGACTACGACTTCCTGCTGATCGAGCGCCCGGACTTCCCCGGTGTGATCGGCGTGGTCCACACCTACCGGGGACAGGCCGACGCGTCCGCGGTCCGCAAGACGCTCTCCCGGCTCGCCCCGTATCTGGGCCGACTGGGGGCGGTGCTCCGCAGGGCGCCCCAGGACGCGGCGGAGCCGTATTTCGAGCCGGTGCCGTTCGACGCCGGCGCCCATGTGGATGAGTGGACCACGGACGAGGAGTGGCCCGATGCCGTCCTCGCGGAGATCACCCGGCGGCAGTTGCCGACCGACCGGCCGCTGATGCGGGTGCACGTCATCCAGGGCCCCCAGCGCTGGTGGCTGGTGTTCAGCTTCCACCACGTCACCATCGACGGCGCCACGATGGGGCGGTTGCTGATGACCGACCCGGGCCGCGATCCGGCCCCGGCGGAGCCGACCGCCCTGACTGCGGACACGGCCCTGCGCGTACGACGCGACGCGATCGGCACCGCCCCGCCGCCCGCCCGCACGGACGACTCCGCCGCGGCGGACGATGGATTCCCCGCGATCCTGCCCGCGCACTGGAAGCACCGGTCCCTGGCCACGGCCACCCTCGGCGCTCAGTGGCGGCGGTTGCGCGAGGAGACCGGCAGTACCAAGGGCGCCTTGGCGGCCTGGCTGTCCGGCGCGGCGATCGCCGGTGCGGTGACCACCGCCCGCGGCCGCTGCACCACTCTCGGCCTGAACATCACCGTCGATCTGCGCCGTGCTGCCCCGCCCCCCGTGGGGGGCAACTGGACCAGCACGATCCTGTGCCCCTGGGCCCCTGGGATGGAACCGGGCGAGAACCTGGCGGTCATCGGTGCCCGGCTGAGCGGCACGGACCGCTCCGCGCTCGTCGACCAGGCCCTGGCCTACGAGCACGAGTGCCGGGACGTGCCGTACGCCGCCCGCAGAGAGGCGGCCGCGAGCTGGGGTGAGAACAGCTTCATCGTTTCCCCGGACGGACAGCGGGCGGACTGGCACGCGATGGTGACGGTCCTTCCGCGGCTGCCCGCCTGGCACGAACCGGACGACTGCACGGGCCATTTCGTCCTGCCCGGCGCCTGGCTCGGCGCACCGTGGTCGCTGACCTGGGCGGTCGGCGAGGACAGCGCCTCGGTGTGCGCCCTGTCCAGTTCGGCCGAGGAACCGGCACAGGCGCTCATCGAGGCCCTGCTCCGGGCGGCGGACACGACACCGGTCCTGCCCCGCGACGACCACCGATGA
- a CDS encoding HAD-IIIA family hydrolase produces the protein MSGRAAVLFDRDGVLVQALVRDGRPYPPRSLRELRLDEDAQDVVRRLTEAGWGVAVVTNQPDVPRGLMTEETVHRINRAVAAGLGLSESCFFTCFHDDDSGCECRKPGPALLVEAARSLGADLARCTVVGDRWRDIGAAHRAGCGAVWIDRGYREQAPQPPYDRVTSTAAAVDLVLGGRLRAESG, from the coding sequence ATGAGCGGACGGGCTGCGGTTCTCTTCGACCGGGACGGTGTCCTTGTGCAGGCCCTGGTACGGGACGGACGGCCGTACCCGCCCCGCTCCCTGCGGGAGTTACGGCTCGACGAGGACGCGCAGGACGTGGTGCGCCGCCTGACCGAGGCGGGGTGGGGGGTCGCCGTGGTGACCAATCAGCCGGATGTGCCGCGAGGGCTGATGACCGAGGAGACGGTGCACCGCATCAACAGGGCGGTCGCTGCTGGTCTGGGCTTGTCCGAGAGTTGTTTCTTCACCTGCTTTCACGACGATGACTCGGGGTGCGAGTGCCGCAAGCCCGGCCCCGCATTGCTGGTCGAGGCTGCGCGGAGCCTCGGCGCCGACCTCGCGCGCTGCACGGTCGTGGGGGACCGCTGGCGGGACATCGGCGCCGCGCACAGGGCGGGCTGTGGTGCGGTGTGGATAGACCGCGGTTACCGCGAGCAGGCCCCGCAGCCTCCCTACGACAGGGTGACCTCGACGGCCGCGGCCGTGGACCTCGTCCTGGGCGGGCGGCTCCGCGCGGAATCCGGCTGA
- a CDS encoding nucleotide sugar dehydrogenase: MTSDDQGGAAALPAEISVCGLWHLGTTVAAGLLSRGHQVVGYDPDDGLRRGAGRAQAPTGEPGVGDALAAGLREQRLRITGDIADWARSTLCLLTYDSAVDAEGGVADDRLDAAVAAFAEYGPRGAVLVVLSQVPAGTHTRWRGGLLAGRPDLRIVHVPENLRLGEALADFLEPPRLVIGAEDDTAARLAAALFPAVESANVSLTEAELVKHATNAYLGLCVAFANELAWIGFRLGADPTVVARLLKTDPRISPRAPLLPGAAFSGSTLQRDLVALRRLGTEHGRAELFDSVLSANQRHAYFAVDLLRAHYGGLAGRRVAVAGLTYKPTTRTLRDSLPLRLVHQLLAEGAVVSAYDPLAEELPGDLAVERAGSLAACVKGADALLIGSALPELADTDWSRLAPAERLVADGCVALSPEVLRAAGWQYLGMRQVSGS; encoded by the coding sequence GTGACCTCGGACGACCAGGGCGGCGCCGCGGCCCTGCCGGCGGAGATCTCGGTGTGCGGACTGTGGCACCTGGGCACCACCGTCGCCGCGGGACTGCTGAGCCGTGGCCACCAGGTCGTGGGCTACGACCCGGACGACGGGCTGCGCCGGGGCGCCGGCCGCGCACAGGCACCCACCGGCGAGCCCGGCGTCGGTGACGCACTCGCCGCGGGGCTGCGCGAGCAGCGGCTGCGGATCACCGGAGACATAGCGGACTGGGCCCGCTCGACGCTGTGTCTGCTGACGTACGACAGTGCGGTAGACGCCGAGGGCGGGGTGGCCGATGACCGGTTGGACGCCGCCGTCGCCGCGTTCGCCGAGTACGGCCCGCGCGGGGCCGTACTGGTGGTGCTCAGCCAGGTGCCCGCCGGCACCCACACCAGGTGGCGCGGCGGCCTGCTCGCCGGGCGGCCCGACCTCCGGATCGTCCACGTGCCGGAGAACCTCCGGCTGGGCGAGGCGCTGGCGGACTTCCTCGAGCCACCGCGCCTGGTGATCGGAGCCGAGGACGACACCGCGGCCCGGCTGGCCGCGGCGCTGTTCCCCGCCGTCGAGTCGGCCAACGTCTCCCTGACCGAGGCCGAATTGGTCAAGCACGCCACCAACGCCTACCTCGGGCTGTGCGTCGCCTTCGCCAACGAGCTCGCCTGGATCGGTTTCCGGCTGGGAGCCGACCCCACCGTGGTGGCCAGACTGCTCAAAACCGACCCGCGGATCTCACCCCGGGCTCCGCTGCTGCCCGGCGCTGCCTTCTCCGGCAGCACCCTGCAGCGGGACCTGGTCGCCCTGCGCCGCCTGGGCACCGAGCACGGCCGGGCGGAGCTGTTCGACTCGGTGCTCAGTGCGAACCAACGGCACGCGTACTTCGCTGTCGACCTGTTGCGCGCCCACTACGGAGGTCTGGCCGGACGGCGGGTCGCCGTCGCCGGACTGACGTACAAGCCGACGACGAGGACCCTGCGGGACTCGCTGCCTCTGCGCCTCGTGCACCAGCTCCTCGCCGAGGGCGCGGTGGTGTCCGCGTACGACCCCCTGGCCGAAGAGCTGCCCGGCGATCTGGCCGTCGAGCGTGCCGGATCGCTGGCCGCGTGTGTCAAGGGCGCCGACGCCCTGCTGATCGGCTCTGCGCTGCCGGAACTGGCCGACACGGACTGGTCCCGCCTCGCCCCCGCCGAACGCCTGGTGGCCGACGGGTGCGTGGCGCTCTCCCCCGAAGTGCTGCGCGCCGCGGGCTGGCAGTACCTCGGTATGCGTCAGGTCTCCGGAAGCTGA
- a CDS encoding NAD-dependent epimerase/dehydratase family protein encodes MTRYFVTGGAGFIGSHFVERLLSDAHTTSVIAYDDLSNSTTEWIEPLLKDPRLTFVEADILDTPELTAAMSEAGMTDRDVVVHLASSVDMRKGLSDSSFDLRQCANGTLSVLEAMREVGPRKVLFSSSSTVYGEPTVLPTPEHAGPYAPISLYGAGKLSAEALLSAFCHLYGFTAHAFRFGNVVGGRMNHGVIYDFIVKLTEDSSRLHILGDGKQRKNYFLVEECVEGILTTSEKLGEGFHVLNLGNPGTVTVDEIASVIIDEMGLQDVQITYEGGSRGWPGDVPVVEYDLSKLGGLGWTAEHGCAAAVRECARRLLAERGWTQP; translated from the coding sequence GTGACGCGCTACTTCGTGACCGGCGGAGCGGGCTTCATCGGCAGTCACTTCGTCGAGCGGCTGTTGTCGGACGCACACACCACCTCCGTCATCGCCTACGACGACCTCAGCAACAGCACCACCGAGTGGATCGAGCCGCTGCTGAAGGACCCGCGGCTCACCTTCGTCGAGGCCGACATCCTCGACACCCCCGAACTCACCGCCGCGATGTCCGAGGCCGGGATGACGGACCGCGACGTCGTGGTGCACCTGGCCTCCAGCGTGGACATGCGCAAGGGCCTGAGCGACTCGTCCTTCGACCTGCGCCAGTGCGCCAACGGCACGCTCTCCGTGCTCGAGGCGATGCGCGAGGTCGGCCCGCGCAAGGTGCTCTTCTCCTCCAGCTCCACCGTCTACGGCGAGCCCACCGTGCTGCCCACGCCCGAGCACGCCGGCCCGTACGCGCCGATCTCGCTGTACGGCGCGGGCAAGCTGTCCGCCGAGGCGCTGCTGAGCGCCTTCTGCCACCTGTACGGCTTCACCGCACACGCCTTCCGCTTCGGCAACGTCGTGGGCGGTCGGATGAACCACGGCGTGATCTACGACTTCATCGTCAAACTCACCGAGGACAGCTCCCGGCTGCACATCCTCGGCGACGGGAAGCAGCGCAAGAACTACTTCCTGGTCGAGGAGTGCGTCGAGGGCATCCTGACCACCAGCGAGAAGCTCGGCGAGGGCTTCCACGTGCTCAACCTCGGCAACCCGGGCACCGTCACGGTCGACGAGATCGCGTCCGTCATCATCGACGAAATGGGCCTGCAGGACGTGCAGATCACCTACGAGGGCGGCTCGCGCGGATGGCCGGGTGACGTCCCCGTGGTCGAGTACGACCTGAGCAAGCTCGGCGGCCTCGGCTGGACCGCCGAGCACGGCTGCGCCGCGGCCGTCCGCGAGTGCGCCCGTCGGCTGCTGGCCGAGCGCGGCTGGACACAGCCGTGA
- a CDS encoding SIS domain-containing protein: MNSVKNLLVDAIEHTTALDSGDIESAARLIFRTWQQGGTVISCGNGGSASTASHFAADLAKLTIVPGCPRLRTLCLNDNASAFSAWTNDEGFDTVYTEQAEPWLDDKATLISFSVHGGSRATDASAVSSNLGKVAELAKSRGSSVIAVTGFDGGAAGDVADAHINVPHFTEPVATPLIESLHVLIHHALCVGVRQLIQEDAK, encoded by the coding sequence GTGAATTCCGTCAAGAACCTGCTCGTCGACGCGATCGAGCACACCACGGCGTTAGACAGCGGGGACATCGAGAGCGCCGCGCGGCTCATCTTCCGTACCTGGCAGCAGGGCGGCACCGTCATATCCTGCGGCAACGGCGGCTCGGCGTCGACCGCTTCGCACTTCGCCGCCGACCTGGCCAAGCTGACCATCGTCCCCGGCTGTCCGCGGCTGCGCACCCTGTGCCTGAACGACAACGCTTCCGCGTTCTCCGCCTGGACCAACGACGAGGGCTTCGACACGGTCTACACCGAGCAGGCCGAGCCGTGGCTGGACGACAAGGCGACCCTCATCTCCTTCTCCGTGCACGGCGGTTCGCGCGCCACCGACGCTTCGGCGGTCTCCTCCAACCTCGGCAAGGTCGCCGAGCTCGCCAAGAGCCGCGGCAGCTCGGTCATTGCGGTCACCGGCTTCGACGGCGGAGCGGCCGGCGACGTCGCCGACGCGCACATCAACGTGCCGCACTTCACCGAGCCGGTGGCCACTCCCCTCATCGAGTCCCTGCACGTCCTCATCCACCACGCGCTGTGCGTCGGTGTGCGCCAGCTCATCCAGGAGGACGCCAAGTGA
- a CDS encoding Gfo/Idh/MocA family oxidoreductase, with product MTSPTRHDAPPRVGIIGTGLQARRRIAVAGANVVAVAGHDAAAGEAFAAEHGIRAEKDWHALVGAADIDIVLVCTPPHLHAEMSIAALEAHKHVLCEKPFARTGAEAERMLQAARTHGKALACGFNHRHHPALAELRRLVTQGRMGRVLWARFAYGIGGRDGYENEWRADPAQVAGGQLMEQGIHAVDLLRTLLGDVESTTAVRNTAVWPAMAPLEDDAMVLLRHHGGAMSTIHSTLTQWVNLFRLELGGERATAEVQGLAGSYGTQTLTVWDRTDGPFSAARTEFRGGDRSWQQEWEYFLRLVDNPGDLSSAEDGAAAVRIVEAAYQGADGLSWARPATGADGSAAPAPSLLVDVLELLRPLLPSADTELTPDTELFSSQLLDSLALEEIQAAIESRWVPLPPEELTLANFNTPAAIAETIARTST from the coding sequence ATGACATCCCCCACCCGCCACGACGCCCCACCGCGCGTCGGGATTATCGGCACCGGTCTGCAGGCCAGGCGGCGTATCGCGGTGGCCGGGGCGAACGTTGTGGCGGTCGCCGGGCACGACGCCGCCGCAGGAGAAGCGTTCGCCGCCGAGCACGGTATCCGCGCCGAGAAGGACTGGCACGCGCTGGTCGGCGCCGCCGACATCGACATCGTCCTGGTCTGCACCCCGCCCCACCTGCACGCCGAGATGAGCATCGCGGCACTGGAAGCCCACAAACACGTGCTGTGCGAGAAGCCGTTCGCGCGCACCGGCGCCGAAGCCGAGCGCATGCTCCAGGCCGCTCGCACCCACGGCAAGGCGCTGGCCTGCGGGTTCAACCACCGCCACCACCCGGCGCTCGCCGAGCTGCGTCGGCTCGTCACACAAGGGAGGATGGGCCGCGTCCTGTGGGCCCGCTTCGCGTACGGCATCGGCGGACGCGACGGCTACGAGAACGAATGGCGGGCCGACCCCGCACAGGTCGCCGGCGGGCAGCTCATGGAGCAGGGTATCCACGCCGTCGATCTGCTGCGTACCCTGCTCGGCGACGTGGAGTCCACCACTGCCGTGCGCAACACCGCTGTCTGGCCCGCCATGGCCCCCCTGGAAGACGACGCGATGGTGCTGCTGCGCCACCACGGCGGTGCCATGTCCACCATCCACTCCACCCTCACACAGTGGGTCAACCTCTTCCGTCTGGAGCTCGGCGGGGAGCGGGCGACCGCGGAGGTCCAGGGCCTGGCCGGTTCGTACGGCACCCAGACGCTGACTGTGTGGGACCGTACGGACGGGCCGTTCTCCGCGGCCCGCACCGAGTTCCGCGGTGGCGACCGGTCGTGGCAGCAGGAGTGGGAGTACTTCCTCCGGTTGGTGGACAACCCCGGGGACCTCAGCTCGGCCGAGGACGGCGCGGCGGCGGTGCGGATCGTGGAAGCCGCCTACCAGGGTGCGGACGGTCTGAGCTGGGCCCGGCCCGCCACCGGCGCGGACGGCAGCGCCGCCCCTGCGCCGTCGCTGCTGGTCGACGTCCTTGAGCTGCTGCGCCCCCTGCTGCCCAGCGCGGACACCGAACTCACGCCTGACACCGAGCTGTTCAGCAGCCAGCTGCTCGACAGCCTGGCGCTGGAGGAGATACAGGCCGCGATCGAGAGCCGGTGGGTCCCCCTGCCGCCCGAAGAACTGACCCTCGCCAACTTCAACACCCCGGCGGCCATCGCCGAGACCATCGCCCGCACCAGCACGTAA